TAAACCATCGTCAAAACATTAGGCCATAAAAGCCTGCTCAATCACTTTGTCTAGTTTATAATCACTTTTGATCACTTTGTCTAATTTATAAGGGAAAATTGGAAATATGGAATAAAAAGACAAGCAGATTGTCCCTTTGCCATAATATGAATTATAAGTTGTCTCAATGCCATAATATTTTCTGTAAGCCCAATTAAGGGGGATGTATTCAATTTAACATTTgatgtgatttgatttttaatggggttttaaatgatttcaataagttgcagagatttatgtgatttttgttaaactactttagaatatcacctaaaattatgggatttgagttttaatttttttaactaagaaatcctacccaaacaccctaaaatcaactgaaaactttaaaactcaacaacttaaaatattttcaataacagtggatttcagaATACTTTAAGAAATGTCaaattcaataacagtggattttaaatgagtttttaaaattcatgtttcaataacactggatttgtcattttaatacaaatcacctgAAACTCTCGGTTGAATACATCCCCCTAAACCCCTAATCTAATCTTTTAAACGTTTTTGTTGATTTAATTatgtaaaagaagaaaaaaaattaaaaaaaaaagttctttgttaatttaattattaaaaaaatacaaaagggAAAAATTGACAAACCCCGAGGAACCCTAATTGTTGCCTCCTCCTTTGGCGATAGAGAGAAAAGACGATTTGAAGTGCTCCAAAAGGGGATCTCGCCGTCGCCGGTGTCCTTCTGGTCCGgcggtgttcttcttcttcttctcaatcgAAGTCTCAGAGACCTCGTCTCACTTCGCGGCTCGTTCTCAAGTAAGTTGCCAAAGACCACTGAAGCTCGTACCTCGCCGATAACTGAACTCGTGCCTCACCGCTCCGCTCTCACTCCCACCGCTCCGCTCTCATTCTCTCAGCCATAGTTTCAAGCAAACCAATCGATTCTCCTCaggtttttttatgaattttttgcATGTCTTTGTATCTTTTACTTGAGGTTTTTTAAGATCGATTTTAACTCTCAtaagtttcgttttttttttgtgaattattTAGGATTCAATCTTATCAAAGTTTCCTACTTTTTTGAGCTTtggttaatttgtttttgtagcAACCGATCTCTAGTAACTGTTGTTTTATCTTGTGAATTGTATTATGATgcaattgttttataaatattgactGTAGTGATTGTGTTTCTTTCATTGTTCATAGGTATGACGATTGATCAGTTGCCTAAATGCTTATTCAAAGAGGAAACTGAAACACAAGTTGAGAAGGTCAACAACAGTTGTCGAACTTCCATACTTGCGAAGGTGGCGAAGTACTGTCCAGACGAATACAAAGAAGTGTCGGAGGATCCGCTATTTGCTCAGATTGTGGCCATTTATGTACACAAGCTTCAGTTTTCGGCAAGAGCGATCCACACCTTCGTTTGCAAGCAGCTTCTGACTGCAGAGCGTTATGAGTTGTGGTTCCATTACGCTAGGAGGCCTCTCAGATTTTCAATGCAAGAATTCTATGCGATCACAGGTTTGAAATACAATGACGAGCCCGACTTGGAGATTGATGACTGGGAATATGATGGAGGGTTTTGGAGTAAGTTGCTAAGGAGAcagaaaaatatttcagttCAGCAAATCAGGAAGGTGCATGTGAAGTTGTGTAATACCTGGTCTCGTGTTGATAGGCTGAGGTTGGTGTATTTGTGTGTGATTGCTGGTATTCTTATGGCGAAGGATGAGAAGGTGTGGATCCCATACAAGTACATCAAGCTCGTGATGGACTTCGAGAAGATGAGGAAATATCCGTGGGGTCTTCACTCTTTTGATATGCTGGCGAGTTCCATTATCAAAGTTAGGGATAAAGTGAAGACGCAAAACAGTTATGTCGTAGATGGATTCTCGTATGCACTTCAGATTTGGTTGATGGAGGCTGTTCCGGACATTGGGTCTCTTTTGGGTCAAAAACTGAGAGAAGGCGTGACTACCATGAGGTGCAGGAATTGGAAAGGATCTGCTAAGATTTCCTATGAGGATATTATTAACATAGAGTCTAATTTGGCATCCACCGTAAGTTCTGTTTCCTTTAATTGATGTTATTGATGTCCATAGTTCTTAAATTGTTGTGTCTTTAAcctgttttaaaatgttttttttgtagggAGATGTGTTTCCATCCATTTCTACATCTGGAAATTTCAAAGACGTGATTATTGATGCTGAGTTTGCTCGACCCTGTGAGATGAAGGATGAAAGAGTTGATCTAATCATAGACATGCAGCGAAATAAGTATGACTGGAGTAAGCATGTTTGGGCTTATAAGGAAACTGTGAAACCATTTCAATACAGTTCTGAGGAAGATGGTTCAGATGAAGAAGCGGCTGTAGAGACAAGTGATACTGAAATTGAAGAAGAAATAGAAAGCACCCTTGTGTCTCCTTCTaagaagaggaagaacaggTTTCGGGATACTGGTGCGGagtcgaggaagaagaggttaCTTTACCAAAGATCAACCGAGAAATATAGAGATCttgaagaggaaatgaagtCCTATATCCAGAGTATGTTTAACTCTTCTTTTACTGCCTTAGGCCTCGAGGTACGCGAGATTATTGAAGACCGCTTTATCAAATTAGAGGAGAAGATCCTTTCATCTCAGACTCAGGGTGGTGCGCCTGCTAATACTCAGACTCGTGGTGCTGATCCGTTTTGGACTCCTTCTGCTGCTACTGCTCCGGCTTCGGTTTTTGGTCGTGCTCCTGCTCCTACTCCGGCTTCTACCAAAGCTCCTGCTTCGGTTTCTACTCGTGGTCTTGATCCTTCTCGCAGTGCAGCTTCTGCTCCTTATCGCAGTCAAGCTTCTGCGACTGCTCACACTGGTGGTCCTGCGAATGCTGCGAAGACAAGGTCTCAGACAAAGGTAAACAAGAAGTAGATCCTTTTTCATGTCTTCGGTTGCTGTTATATTTTCATGTCTTCGgttgcttttcttttttatgtACTCGGTTGATGTTCTTGCGGTTTGCAATACTATTGTAAGGATGATGTTGTCTTTGCTGTGTGTAATATTTATGTAAGGATGATGTTTTGGATCATGTGTGTGGTATTATTATAAGGATggaatatttctttaaaaattattaatgtcATGTTTTGTGTTTCATAACCAGGATGCAGACTTGTCTGATGTGTTTGACAGCTTATTTAGCACCTTAGATTACAATGTAGGGACCCAAGAGCACTTACAGAAGACAATGGGCAACCTTACACAAGAGTCAAATGTTGACGGTTTTGATCCATCTTAAGACAAGCAGTCCGAAGGACCTTCTGATTTCACTACCAGTGACTTCTTTTCGGCCAGAGATCTTCAAAACACCATTCTTGATTGATAGTGATGATATAGAAGTTCGTTGCAAAGCCAAAGACTACGAATTGGTTTTCCTTCCAGAAGAGAAATGGGCCAAACTAACTGAATGGACCTTGAATCCCACGTAAGTTATTTGAAttgttttacttattttttttcaaatccacCTCATAAATAACATCACACCAATGCTTTCTCTTTACAGAGTACTTCAGATTGGGCCATCTACATTTGATGCAGAGTTAGCCTCGCGGATAATTGAGCCTAATATTTGGTTGAAGAACTTTGTGAGTTTAGCTCAGAAATATTTTGCAGAttgatttttgttgttggttCTCATTcctaaacaaaattgaattgtcTTTTTCAGGACATGGACGCCATGATGTATTTGTTTCGGGAAAAAACCGCATTGCGTCGGTGGAGTCCAGACCGAGTCGCATTTTTGAACTGTATGTTCAGTAATCAGATTATCACGGCCTATGGGAAGTTTGATGGAAACAGGAGAGGGTACAAAATCGACGACAATTTTCTCGAGTATGGAAGAGGCGAGCTTCCATATCATGGAAGCACAGGTTCAGTATGGAGCATTGATGTCGATCGTCTCTACATCCCTATATGTGTTAACCAAATCCACTGGATCTCTATTTGCGTCAATCTTGTGAACCGGACAATTGATGTCTTCGATTGTGGGGGTAAGAAGAACAGCAGGGTCGTCGAAGCTTTTGCCATCCTCATTCCACGAATCGTCAAGGCTGTCCAGTCGCCAGAGAGGAAGAAAGATTTCAATGtgaaacaatatattgtttcaTATGTCCCCATGCGCGGCCTAAACATGAGTGGTAATGATTGTGGTGCTTATTCATTGAAGTTCATAGCGTGCCATCTACTTGGCTTAGATTTCTCTTTGGTGAATGACGAAAACATCAAAGAAGCCTGACACAAGATAGCGTTTGATCTTTGGGAAGCAGCAAATGATGCGGTCTTGCAGTCTCGGATGTCTAAATTTAAGCCTCCAAAGCGTGCTCCGGTGAAACCTGTTGACCTCGGTTGactttttgatgtttttgcTTGATGCTCTTAGATTTCAAGTTTGTTTCATCTTTGGGTTTAAGACTTGGTTATTTGATTCTTGTATTACTCTTATTGTTATGGAATTATTGGTTTGCTACTATTTTACTGTTTTATGAATTACTTTTAGGAAATAAATCACATAGGGTGTAAttgtataccctaaaccctaaaataccttaaaccctaaattagcTCTGAATCatactctaaatcctaaattaaCTATGATTCATACCCTAATTCCTAAATTAACTATGAttcataccctaaaccctaaattagcttgaaattatatcaaaaacttTAATATAGATAGGTTTCAAATACAATACCCTAAATcacataaagaaataaaaataattttttgttaaaaaaataagagtTAAGTGTATTAACATAGCGATTTTAAGTAGAGTTATAGAAattagtattttcaaattttgtctTCTTATAGTTTTCAGATGTCGATTTTACTGTATTAGTGTGTAGTATTTTAGCAGCCATATAAGGGTTATAGAGTATAAACCTTTTATGGTTTATACCCACTAGGCCCACCCGAAAGTTCTTAAAACACGACCCTGAACCCGGATCCACACACCCCCAAACACgtgattttcttttcatttgtcgAAACTTAAGAAAATAAAGTTGAGAGAAAAGGGGATTAGGGTTCTTTGTCTGCGAATCCTGTGAGTCTCGAAACGAAATCACAATGACCAGTTCGTCGAATTCTTCTGCTTGTTTTCCTCGAATCTTTAATCATGGTGTGCCCACAAGATGTTGGTGTGGCGAGGGTATAACCACTTTTGGTTCATCGACGACGGAGAATAAGTATCGACGATTCTACAGATGTCAAATCGCAAGAGATGTAAGTCCATGTTTCGATTTCGTGTTGCAGTTAACATCATACTGAcagattttttgtttcttttgcgaTAGAGAAAAACCTAGAATCATCTATTTAAATGGATTGATGAAGCTTTGATTGACGAGATATGGATGGTAGATGCGAAACATGAGAGAGTTGCTCAAGAGATTACAAAGTTTGAAGAAAGGGTTATAGAAAAAGTGAAGTCCGAGATTGTTAGAGTTGAAGCTGAGATGTCGGAAAAGCTCAAAGAGAAGGTGAACTTGGAGATTGCTAGAGTTGCACAGGATATGAAACAGAAGCTAAAGATTGCGACGGTGGCTATGGTTGTTGTGGGAGCAATCGTAGGATTATGGACTTCTCTTACTGTCTGAGCAAGTTTCAGTGATTGGTTGGTTGTCGTCTGAGTTTGATGGGTTCAAAATATCTTAAGTTTGcattcccttatttttttcattatgaTCGACTATAATACACTTGATGGCTTCTTGTTAACTCTCGGTTGCTGACTATTATCAGCTTCAGTTGACAATCTAATACTTATCGTTTGTTTTCTGTTGTTTCAAAGCTAGTAGTTTCAGTTCACAATCTTCTTGTCTGAGTTTATTGGGTACGAAAGAGATTAATGTTGCAGTAAAAATACAAGAGAGATAACAAGATGTCTAATATCCATAACCAAGAACAATAAAATCCAAAACCAAGCAAAACGATTAAATCAAGTAACCAACACCATAATGAAAAACAAGCTAATCAAAAGcaacaaaaatccaaaacaaCAAACTGGCTAAATAACTCTGTCACATGTAGCTCTGTTATGATTCTCTTCGCCACATCGACTGCATCTGCGCCTCTTCTTTTCTTGAGCTCCTTGCGATGAACGGAGTTTGTCTTCAACCGTCTCGTATCTgcgctttcttctccttcctgctcctcttcttgattcaGGAGGTTCCACATTAGCATTCCGAACATCATCTGGAACAACCCAACTATCCTCCGGCACACCTATTGGATTGATAGTTTCTTGATAAGCTGTTGTCCAAGTGGAAGTCGTGTACATGTCATCCGTTAGTGAGGATGGGGCTCGACCATCTGTTAAACCAGCCTTGATTGCGTGTCTACATGGGATTTTCAGGAGGTCGTATTTCCCACATGAGCAGGTTCTTCTGTTCAAATCAACCAGACAGTCGATTGTATCTCCGCGAACCAAAAAACGGTACTCGTCAACTGGCTGAACCAGAAACGTTTTACCCTTATTAATCCGCCTGTCTATTTTTTTCTCGATGGCAATAGTCAATGGTTTTGTGTACTTCCTGCTTCGTGTGCGGCGTTCGAAGAACCAACGGGTCAGCATTTCTCTGATGCTATCCAACAAAGGAATGACTGGATACTCTCTTGGTGTGCGTAAAGCAGAGTTTATTGATTCAGCTGGGTTTGTCGTTGTGATGTCATACCTGAATCCTGGAAACTGACAGCGAGCCCACTTTGTAACATCTGCATCTGTTAAATATTTTCCAATAGCTGGACTAATATTGCACACAACTTGGAATCTCTTCTGAAAATCAATGACTCTATAAGCTTTAGAAGCTTTTGCAATCAATCCAGCCAGTCCCTTTCCTCTGTAATGTGTGACcacattattcaacaaatgGTGGATGCAAATTCTATGTTGAGAaagaggatatatattctctattgCCTTACAAAGTGAGGCATTTTTGTCGGACACAAAAGCTAGAGAATGCTCGTCCGCAATAACAACCTTTAGCTGTCTCATAAACCAATCCCATGAACGATCATTTTTTGAGTCCACTACCGCAAACGCAACAGGATACAAGTTAGAGTTTCCATCTAAAGCTGTCGCAGCAAGTAAAAACCCTTTGTATTTGCTCTTCAAAAATGTCCCATCAACAACAAGAACTTGTCGCATGGCTGTCTGAAAACCTCGTACTGATTGGCCAAATGAAACGAAGAGAAATCTGAATCTACCATCAACATCGGTTTCATAGAACGTATGCGTTCCTGGATTAGGTTCTCTCAGCATATGCAAGTACTTTGGAATTTTTCCAAAACTCTTCTCTGGAATACCTCTAACCATGCTAATTGCAAACTCCCGAGCATCCCATGCTAAGGACTTTGATATCTCGCATCCATGTTCCATCCTCATAATCTGTATGACATCATTTGTTTTGGGACCTTCTTTCACACCATCATACCTATGCATTATTAGACCGCCAATTGTCTTTGCAGAAGCTGTCTGACCACCATTATTCATACTCGACGCAGCACATGTGTGATTCGCCGCATATTTTTTGATGATGAAATATGTGGAACCTGATAACCCCTCAGCCAGAACACTCCATTTGCAAGGGTTATATTTGCATCGGATGTACCAAAGTTTTCTATTAGATTTCACAACTTTGTAATCGAAGTTATGGTTCATTGCCGATATTTCCAAAGTTGCTTTCAAcatggttttgttttgaaacgttTCACCCATCT
The window above is part of the Brassica napus cultivar Da-Ae chromosome C3, Da-Ae, whole genome shotgun sequence genome. Proteins encoded here:
- the LOC106426543 gene encoding uncharacterized protein LOC106426543; translated protein: MHIYASCGLWKFDPLKGWGFAVDKNKRGRVLYMELTSSFEDLRRMAFEDFGIDQNLVELELSYLPMKLIGSIDCPPVIIESDRQVKIFLTYVRGKASTRLCVSTSPISGNNVNIGVDNEKSNSPIREQGEPSSFPPRDDSVSSSESSKDVEDNSNSNGYEEDEVLAIKAKEDDSGKSVRFSLVDVVKMGETFQNKTMLKATLEISAMNHNFDYKVVKSNRKLWYIRCKYNPCKWSVLAEGLSGSTYFIIKKYAANHTCAASSMNNGGQTASAKTIGGLIMHRYDGVKEGPKTNDVIQIMRMEHGCEISKSLAWDAREFAISMVRGIPEKSFGKIPKYLHMLREPNPGTHTFYETDVDGRFRFLFVSFGQSVRGFQTAMRQVLVVDGTFLKSKYKGFLLAATALDGNSNLYPVAFAVVDSKNDRSWDWFMRQLKVVIADEHSLAFVSDKNASLCKAIENIYPLSQHRICIHHLLNNVVTHYRGKGLAGLIAKASKAYRVIDFQKRFQVVCNISPAIGKYLTDADVTKWARCQFPGFRYDITTTNPAESINSALRTPREYPVIPLLDSIREMLTRWFFERRTRSRKYTKPLTIAIEKKIDRRINKGKTFLVQPVDEYRFLVRGDTIDCLVDLNRRTCSCGKYDLLKIPCRHAIKAGLTDGRAPSSLTDDMYTTSTWTTAYQETINPIGVPEDSWVVPDDVRNANVEPPESRRGAGRRRKRRYETVEDKLRSSQGAQEKKRRRCSRCGEENHNRATCDRVI